In the genome of Tropicibacter oceani, one region contains:
- a CDS encoding LysR family transcriptional regulator: MPPSPPRKDLSLRALELFQICAQKGSLMAAAEETGLSVSTVSHHLRNLEEHLGTQLFNHARRPMVLTPKGRSFLRNIDEALHALRKAKAAAMGGSVADTRHLRIGTIEDFDSDITPELAVYLNERMPLCDFTYHTDDSHSIIEMLSNRKLDLGVTSKPSERMRDLQDQPLLRDPFIVVLPQGHDDAPGDILAGKGKLPFLRFSGNLIIARQIEAHLRRIGATLPHRFECGNNQTLMAMVAAGAGWTITTPLLFARARRFQPRLRMHPFPGKRFSRTLVIVSTPECADTVVGLVHHRLRALITEHALRPIHASAPWLVDRFTLIS; this comes from the coding sequence GGGCGCTGGAACTGTTCCAGATATGCGCTCAAAAAGGCTCGCTTATGGCGGCGGCCGAGGAAACCGGGCTAAGCGTCAGCACCGTGTCGCATCACCTGCGCAACCTCGAAGAGCACCTGGGCACCCAGTTGTTCAACCATGCCCGCAGGCCGATGGTGCTGACCCCGAAGGGGCGCAGTTTCTTGCGCAACATCGACGAGGCACTGCATGCGCTGCGCAAGGCCAAGGCCGCCGCCATGGGCGGCAGCGTCGCCGACACCCGGCACCTGCGCATCGGCACGATCGAGGATTTCGACAGCGACATCACCCCCGAACTGGCGGTCTATCTGAACGAACGCATGCCGCTGTGCGATTTCACCTATCACACGGACGACAGCCATTCGATCATCGAGATGCTGAGCAACCGCAAGCTGGATCTGGGCGTCACCAGCAAACCGTCCGAGCGGATGCGCGACCTGCAGGACCAGCCGCTGCTGCGCGATCCCTTTATCGTGGTGCTGCCGCAGGGCCATGACGACGCGCCGGGCGATATCCTTGCGGGCAAGGGCAAGCTGCCGTTCCTGCGGTTTTCCGGCAACCTGATCATCGCCCGCCAGATCGAGGCCCATCTGCGGCGGATCGGGGCCACGCTGCCGCACCGGTTCGAATGCGGCAACAACCAGACGCTGATGGCGATGGTGGCCGCCGGGGCGGGCTGGACCATCACCACACCGCTGTTGTTCGCACGCGCCCGTCGGTTCCAGCCGCGGCTGCGCATGCATCCCTTTCCGGGCAAGCGGTTTTCGCGCACGCTGGTGATCGTCAGCACGCCGGAATGCGCTGACACGGTGGTCGGGCTGGTGCATCACCGGTTGCGCGCGCTGATCACCGAACACGCCCTAAGACCCATCCACGCCAGCGCCCCATGGCTGGTGGATCGGTTCACCCTGATCAGCTAG
- a CDS encoding trimethylamine methyltransferase family protein, with product MAAQPVRREGREARLAKRARKPLFDPCPPGQPGGRYKPLTDGDLRRIYTTAQDLLANLGMGEVPARLRADLLAAGAKDNGAGRILLPRALVEEAIDKAAKRFVLHGRDKDRSIEVGGDRVYFGTGGAAVQTLDIDSGLYRPSTLQDLHDFTRLQDTLANVSWFTRCCVATDVPDNFDLDVNTAYALVRNTTKPVATSFTLASHVAPIVHLLDIAAGGPGQFSERPFLKAHISPVISPMRFGEDAVDVVYECIRHNIPMSCITAAQAGATAPATLAGFLAQSLAETLASLVMVHVIRPGFPMVFSNWPLVIDLRSGAFCGGSGETAVLNAASAQLSNWLGLPSGVACSMTDAKAIDAQYGVEKGLTSMAAALAGGNLIYESSGMTASLLGASFEGFVIDDEMHSHIYRALRGIEVTEENLGYDAIVAAVLGEGHFLGGQQTFDAMERDYFYPALADRDAPRTWEAGGATDIWSRARTRAREILETHHPAYLSKAQDAAIRDAFSILQADA from the coding sequence ATGGCAGCGCAGCCGGTCAGACGCGAAGGACGCGAGGCGCGTCTGGCCAAGCGCGCCCGCAAACCGCTGTTCGACCCATGCCCGCCCGGCCAGCCCGGCGGCCGCTACAAACCCCTGACCGATGGCGACCTGCGCAGGATTTATACCACCGCTCAGGACCTGCTGGCCAACCTTGGCATGGGCGAGGTCCCCGCCCGCCTGCGTGCCGATCTGTTGGCCGCAGGGGCCAAAGACAATGGCGCAGGCCGGATCCTTCTGCCGCGCGCCCTGGTCGAAGAGGCCATCGACAAGGCGGCAAAACGCTTTGTCCTGCATGGCCGTGACAAGGACCGCTCGATCGAGGTTGGCGGCGACAGGGTCTATTTCGGCACCGGCGGCGCGGCGGTTCAGACGCTGGACATCGACAGCGGGCTTTACCGGCCCTCGACCCTGCAGGACCTGCATGATTTCACAAGACTTCAGGATACCCTGGCCAATGTCAGCTGGTTCACCCGTTGCTGCGTGGCCACCGATGTACCGGACAATTTCGACCTGGACGTGAACACCGCCTATGCGCTGGTGCGCAACACAACCAAGCCGGTGGCGACCTCGTTCACGCTGGCCAGCCATGTGGCCCCCATCGTGCATCTGCTGGACATTGCCGCCGGGGGCCCGGGCCAGTTTTCCGAACGCCCCTTTCTCAAGGCGCATATCAGCCCGGTGATTTCGCCGATGCGCTTTGGCGAGGACGCGGTCGACGTGGTTTACGAATGCATCCGCCACAACATTCCGATGTCCTGCATCACCGCGGCGCAGGCCGGGGCGACGGCGCCGGCGACGCTGGCGGGGTTCCTGGCGCAATCGCTGGCCGAAACCCTGGCCAGCCTGGTGATGGTGCATGTCATCCGGCCCGGATTTCCCATGGTGTTTTCCAACTGGCCGCTGGTGATCGACCTGCGCAGCGGCGCCTTTTGCGGCGGCAGCGGTGAAACGGCGGTGTTGAACGCGGCCTCGGCGCAGCTGTCGAACTGGCTGGGCCTGCCGTCGGGGGTGGCCTGTTCGATGACCGATGCCAAGGCCATCGACGCGCAATACGGCGTTGAAAAGGGGCTGACCTCGATGGCGGCGGCGCTGGCGGGGGGCAACCTGATCTACGAAAGCTCGGGGATGACCGCATCGCTGCTGGGGGCCAGTTTCGAAGGCTTCGTGATCGACGACGAAATGCATTCCCACATCTACCGCGCCCTGCGCGGCATCGAAGTGACCGAGGAAAACCTGGGCTATGACGCCATCGTCGCGGCGGTCCTGGGCGAAGGCCATTTCCTGGGCGGCCAGCAGACCTTTGACGCGATGGAGCGGGATTATTTCTATCCGGCGCTGGCCGACCGCGACGCGCCGCGCACTTGGGAAGCCGGGGGCGCGACCGACATCTGGTCAAGGGCAAGAACCCGGGCGCGCGAGATCCTGGAAACGCACCACCCCGCCTACCTGAGCAAGGCGCAGGATGCGGCCATCCGCGATGCTTTCTCCATCCTTCAGGCTGACGCCTAG
- a CDS encoding GcvT family protein yields the protein MKSRTKVVVIGGGIAGCSTLYHLTQEGWSDVVLVERNELTSGTTWHSAAQVTNFGMNQTMVGLKTHSINLYKELSEDPDYPINYHHGDGGIRLANTPQQMQGYRHFASMARGMDVHFEVIDAEECARRHPLISTDNLLGGLWDPLDGDIDPAQLCQALARRARAAGAEVYRNTPVTALTQHRDDTWTVHTEHGDIDCDIVVNACGYRVNEVGAMMGVHHPVMSMEHQYFLTEEIPAIRDAGHRMPLLRCPISDYYCRQEKNGLLLGFYEQGCKTWGMDGIDPHFVNALCPDDLDRVTDVLEGAFARMPALMEAGIHTVVNGPITYTIDGAPLVGPIPGKRNAFCIIGLRAGLGEGGGHGWLLAQQIVHGEACYDTWVIDPRRFTGHANVELTALKAIEDYQNEFRFHFPHEHRPAGRPAKTTPLTPVLEAAGAEFTVVNGWERVDYIKPSAEFHPTLGFAFDEAFDVVASEVRSVQTAVGLCEVNGFNRIEITGADAHAFLDRMVCGRVPKRGGRVGLAYLLNHHGMIKAEATLATLPASDRGPARVWYGSAAASEYHDMDWLQAHLRPDEDVQLRSLTNDQTILVLAGPKARDVLSACARGDWSAAAFPWLSVRESFVGIAPATVMGVSFSGELAYEIHVPNASLYAAYLALRKAGAAHGLTLFGARAVESMRMEKGFLHWKADLITEFDPFETGLDRFVAMDKGDFIGKAALMARQAEGPRRRRVCLRIETDKAPARGGASLMLDGAVVGTITSGDWGHRVGMNLAYAFVQPGLAEPGTRMQLDLCGDLIGAEVIAEGCYDPGHGRMRG from the coding sequence ATGAAATCGCGCACAAAGGTCGTGGTCATCGGCGGCGGCATCGCCGGATGTTCGACGCTGTATCATCTGACGCAGGAAGGCTGGAGCGATGTGGTCCTGGTCGAACGCAACGAGCTGACCAGCGGCACCACCTGGCATTCGGCGGCGCAGGTGACGAACTTTGGCATGAACCAGACGATGGTGGGGCTCAAGACCCACTCGATCAACCTGTACAAGGAACTGTCGGAAGATCCCGACTATCCGATCAACTATCACCACGGTGACGGCGGCATCCGACTGGCCAATACGCCGCAGCAGATGCAGGGCTATCGCCACTTTGCCAGCATGGCGCGGGGCATGGACGTGCATTTCGAGGTGATTGACGCCGAGGAATGCGCCCGCCGCCATCCGCTGATTTCCACCGACAACCTGCTGGGCGGGCTGTGGGACCCGCTGGATGGCGACATCGACCCGGCGCAGCTGTGCCAGGCCCTTGCCCGCCGCGCCCGTGCCGCCGGGGCCGAGGTCTATCGCAACACGCCCGTCACGGCGCTGACGCAGCACCGCGATGACACCTGGACCGTGCATACCGAACACGGCGATATCGACTGCGATATCGTCGTCAACGCCTGCGGCTATCGGGTGAACGAGGTCGGCGCGATGATGGGCGTGCATCACCCCGTCATGTCGATGGAGCACCAGTATTTCCTGACCGAGGAAATCCCCGCGATCCGCGATGCCGGCCACCGCATGCCGCTGCTGCGCTGCCCGATCAGCGATTATTACTGCCGCCAGGAAAAGAACGGCCTGCTGCTGGGCTTTTATGAACAGGGCTGCAAGACTTGGGGGATGGACGGGATCGACCCGCATTTCGTCAATGCCCTGTGCCCCGATGATCTGGACCGGGTGACCGATGTGCTGGAGGGCGCCTTTGCCCGGATGCCGGCGCTGATGGAGGCGGGCATACATACCGTGGTCAACGGCCCGATCACCTATACCATCGACGGTGCACCGCTGGTCGGGCCGATCCCGGGCAAGCGCAACGCCTTTTGCATCATCGGACTTCGCGCGGGCCTTGGTGAAGGCGGCGGGCATGGCTGGCTGCTGGCGCAGCAGATCGTGCATGGCGAGGCCTGCTATGACACCTGGGTGATCGACCCGCGCCGCTTTACCGGCCACGCCAACGTCGAGCTGACGGCGCTGAAGGCGATCGAGGATTACCAGAACGAGTTCCGTTTTCACTTTCCGCACGAACACCGCCCCGCCGGGCGGCCCGCGAAAACCACCCCCCTGACCCCGGTGCTGGAGGCCGCGGGCGCCGAGTTCACCGTGGTCAACGGTTGGGAGCGGGTCGACTACATCAAGCCCTCGGCAGAGTTCCACCCGACGCTGGGCTTTGCCTTTGACGAGGCCTTTGACGTGGTCGCCTCCGAGGTGCGCAGCGTGCAGACCGCCGTCGGCCTGTGCGAGGTCAACGGCTTCAACCGGATCGAGATCACCGGCGCCGATGCCCATGCCTTTCTGGACCGGATGGTCTGTGGCCGCGTGCCCAAACGCGGCGGCCGCGTCGGGCTGGCCTATCTGTTGAACCACCACGGGATGATCAAGGCCGAGGCGACGCTGGCCACCCTTCCGGCCAGCGACCGCGGCCCGGCGCGGGTCTGGTACGGATCGGCGGCCGCCAGCGAATACCACGACATGGACTGGTTGCAGGCGCATCTGCGCCCGGACGAGGACGTGCAGCTGCGCAGCCTGACCAATGACCAGACGATCCTGGTGCTGGCGGGGCCCAAGGCGCGTGACGTGCTGTCGGCCTGCGCGCGCGGCGATTGGTCGGCGGCGGCTTTCCCCTGGCTGTCGGTGCGCGAAAGCTTTGTCGGGATCGCTCCGGCGACAGTCATGGGGGTCAGTTTTTCCGGCGAGTTGGCCTATGAAATCCATGTCCCCAATGCCTCGCTTTACGCGGCCTACCTGGCGCTGCGAAAGGCGGGCGCGGCGCATGGCCTGACGCTGTTCGGCGCGCGGGCGGTCGAATCGATGCGGATGGAAAAGGGGTTTTTGCACTGGAAGGCCGACCTGATCACCGAATTCGACCCTTTCGAAACCGGGCTGGACCGCTTTGTGGCAATGGACAAGGGGGATTTCATCGGCAAGGCGGCGCTGATGGCGCGGCAGGCAGAGGGTCCGCGCAGGCGGCGCGTCTGCTTGCGGATCGAAACCGACAAGGCCCCGGCGCGCGGCGGCGCTTCGCTGATGCTCGATGGCGCGGTGGTGGGCACGATCACCTCGGGCGATTGGGGGCACCGGGTGGGGATGAACCTGGCCTATGCCTTTGTGCAGCCGGGCCTGGCAGAGCCGGGCACGCGAATGCAGCTGGACCTGTGCGGCGATCTGATCGGCGCCGAGGTGATCGCAGAGGGCTGCTATGATCCCGGGCATGGCCGGATGCGCGGATAG
- a CDS encoding alpha/beta hydrolase — MAEISYLDGPRGDRLAYVLTPGRGPCIVFLSGYRSDMEGTKAVHLEAWAKAQGRAFLRLDYSGHGASGGVFEEGCIGDWAADAEAVIRAAAPGPVVLVGSSMGGWIACLLSQRLAAVAGFVGIAAAPDFTEDGFWAGFDETQRRAVMEQGRVELPSAYEDPYYVSRKLIEDGRAHLVLRRPLPMPWPVRLLQGTEDEAVTRQTALALLDHVEGDDVRLTLVKGADHRFSSDDCLALIEQAITEVLGENPGR; from the coding sequence ATGGCTGAGATTTCCTATCTTGATGGGCCGCGCGGCGATCGGCTGGCCTATGTTCTGACGCCGGGGCGGGGGCCCTGCATCGTATTCCTGTCGGGCTACCGATCGGACATGGAGGGGACCAAGGCGGTGCATCTGGAAGCCTGGGCCAAGGCGCAGGGGCGGGCGTTTCTGCGGCTGGATTATTCCGGGCACGGCGCATCGGGCGGGGTGTTCGAAGAGGGCTGCATCGGCGACTGGGCGGCGGATGCCGAGGCGGTGATCCGCGCAGCGGCGCCCGGCCCGGTGGTTCTGGTCGGCAGTTCCATGGGGGGCTGGATCGCCTGCCTGCTGTCGCAGCGGCTGGCGGCGGTGGCGGGCTTTGTCGGCATTGCCGCGGCGCCCGATTTCACCGAAGACGGATTTTGGGCCGGGTTCGACGAAACCCAGCGCCGCGCGGTCATGGAACAGGGCCGTGTCGAGCTGCCCTCGGCCTATGAAGACCCCTATTACGTCTCGCGCAAGTTGATCGAGGACGGGCGCGCGCATCTGGTGCTGCGCCGGCCCTTGCCGATGCCCTGGCCCGTGCGCCTGTTGCAAGGCACCGAGGACGAGGCGGTGACGCGGCAGACCGCCCTTGCGCTGCTGGATCATGTCGAGGGCGACGATGTACGCCTGACGCTGGTCAAGGGCGCGGACCACCGGTTTTCCTCGGACGATTGCCTGGCGCTGATCGAGCAGGCCATCACCGAGGTGCTGGGCGAAAACCCTGGCCGATAA
- a CDS encoding VOC family protein has protein sequence MDQRISLITLGVRDLEKAAGFYEALGWTRVEAQDGVIAFDLIGQTLGLYPIEMLARDMGVAVDRLGAGASTLGHNLASREAVDALAARAEAAGATVLRPPHEVFWGGYIAYVADPEGHVWEFAHNPFSPLGPKGEFRWNGYG, from the coding sequence ATGGACCAAAGGATAAGCCTGATCACCCTGGGCGTGCGCGACCTGGAAAAGGCCGCCGGTTTCTACGAGGCGCTGGGCTGGACCCGGGTCGAGGCGCAGGACGGGGTCATCGCCTTTGACCTGATCGGCCAGACGCTGGGGCTGTACCCGATCGAGATGCTGGCCCGCGACATGGGGGTCGCGGTGGACAGGCTGGGGGCTGGGGCGTCGACCCTGGGGCACAACCTGGCCAGCCGCGAGGCGGTCGATGCCCTGGCCGCGCGGGCCGAGGCCGCCGGCGCCACGGTGCTGCGCCCCCCGCACGAGGTGTTCTGGGGCGGCTACATCGCCTATGTGGCGGACCCCGAAGGGCATGTCTGGGAATTCGCCCACAATCCGTTTTCGCCCCTGGGCCCAAAGGGCGAATTTCGCTGGAACGGCTATGGCTGA